The following are from one region of the Magallana gigas chromosome 6, xbMagGiga1.1, whole genome shotgun sequence genome:
- the LOC105329958 gene encoding probable caffeoyl-CoA O-methyltransferase 1 yields the protein MAERRDDRSYSFDPVYRHLLRARELSQNGDVPRDLKAEINRAIELCQQRWQYCEDQTTKPSPALALLIKETFAYPWEDAHKEGRVSYYATPRMLTGNLEAQLIKLITSASKSNMVLEIGLYTGCSSLAMAEALPESGKVVSLEIDKGIADVARSFLKRSPVGNKIEIMIGPALNSLEILAEMQVKFDVIFIDADKTGYVQYYKTIFEKDLLASEGTIIVDNVLKDGDPYSGEEYESNPGAISEFNEMVLRDKNVHKVMIPVRDGVYLIRRMKD from the exons ATGGCGGAGAGACGCGATGATAGGAGTTACTCGTTTGATCCCGTATATCGCCATCTTTTGAGGGCCAGGGAGTTAAGTCAAAATGGCGACGTCCCTCGGGATCTGAAGGCTGAAATAAATAGGGCTATAGAGCTTTGTCAA CAAAGATGGCAATATTGTGAAGACCAAACAACAAAGCCTAGTCCAGCCCTCGCCCTTCTGATTAAGGAGACCTTCGCTTATCCGTGGGAAGACGCTCACAAAGAAGGCAGGGTGTCATACTACGCGACTCCCAGGATGTTGACTGGAAACCTTGAAG CCCAGTTAATAAAACTTATAACAAGTGCCAGCAAGTCCAACATGGTCCTTGAAATTGGACTTTACACTGGTTGTTCATCACTTGCAATGGCGGAAGCCCTTCCTGAGAGCGGCAAAGTGGTCTCTTTGGAAATCGACAAAGGCATCGCGGATGTGGCAAGATCTTTTCTCAAAAGATCACCAGTAgggaataaaattgaaataatgataG GACCAGCTTTAAACAGCCTGGAAATCTTGGCAGAGATGCAAGTGAAGTTTGATGTTATTTTCATCGATGCTGACAAGACGGGATATGTTCAATATTATAAG acaatttttgaaaaagatcTGCTAGCTTCGGAGGGAACGATCATTGTGGATAATGTTTTGAAAGATGGAGACCCGTACTCTGGAGAGGAATATGAATCGAACCCGGGGGCGATTTCAGAATTCAACGAAATGGTTCTCCGCGATAAAAATGTCCACAAG GTGATGATTCCTGTGAGAGATGGAGTATACCTCATCAGGAGGATGAAGGACTGA